TTTCACCACCATTGAAGCTGCCATCACTGACAAAAGCAATGAGTGTGAGGGCTAATGAAGTCAAATATGCACTAGCTGTCCGCGCCACAGGAATATCAAAAAGAGCCTTCTTATTAGGGAGGAGTGACTCATAGTTATTTATCACCCCTAAGCATCCAGTCCAATTCGAGGGAACAAGAAATGACGGGCTCAGTTTAACACCATACCTAGCTGCAGTAATCCTTGTGCAAATCTGCAACTCATAAAGGAAATGCTCATAAGACATAACACAGCCATCGTATACAGAAAATATGCCTAAATTTGGCCTACAGTGGAAGAAATCCTGAAATGGAAAATACGAGAACATACCTCAGAAACTCCCAAGATGGTAAGGAACCCACCAAAGAGAGGCACAACATCGGATATATAGTCATCAAAAGTAGCATCAGGTTTAAGGAAAAACCCACTCATCAAAGCTATTGTCCCGAAAGTTGTGACACATAATAGTATTGCACTGACATAACCCCAAGGCGTACTTAACTTTGTGGATTCAAACTGAAGGTCTATTTCTGCTTTTGGTTGTACCATACAAACCTGAAAAGATTACTTAATTCTCATTATGTTGTGCAGCAAAACACAAACTCGTACTGAAATGAAAATTAAATTCTTTCGATCTCAACTTAAACCCACAATTACAACCAAGCAAATGCAGTTACCTGCTTTTTTATGTCATTTGATttttcctccatgaaccataatACAACTTCTTTGCCAGCTGCTTCAGATAGCTTTTTCTCCAATTTGGGCATGACTTCTTCAATTGGTTTCCTCAAGTTACCGATAAAAATCCCACCGTCTCCAAACCTCCGAACATCAGTTGCAAAGAATGTATCGAACCCAAAACAGCTCTTTAACTGTAACAAAATGAAAAATACTCATTTTTTTTTACTTGGAAAAATATTCAAACACTTTGAGGGCAACCCCAAACTAATGAAAATGCTTACTCACCTTGTTAAGATCAAGAGCCTTAAAAGCTTCTTCAACTTTCTCcaatctttctttttctcttttcaaactTTCAATTGCAGCTCTATTAAAAAATCCAACAACTGGGTTACTGCTGTTTGTTTCAGTATTTAACTCCTTGAGTTTTCTTTCAGCTCTCTTCTTTTCAAGCTTTATAGCAGCTTCAATTGAAGGATTACCCATAAATTTCTTAAAATCCTCATCAGTTTTCCAATCCGATTCCTGTTGTTTACTTGtctcttcatcaaaatcatcattttgGGTTTCAGTCACTTGTACGAAAGACTCAATCTTTTCTGCGGGCTCCTCTGTATTGGGTCTCTCGGAAATTGTTTCAAcagaggatgatgatgaagaagagggttcATCATACGCCGCCGGCTCGACAGAGAATTTGAGATCATTTCTTGGAATCGGCTTGGAGAAGAGAGAAAATGATTTCCTCTGACAGTGTAGCGTTACCTCTGTGCTTCACCGGCCTTACAGGGTTATGCCATTCCTAGCACTTGATAGTCTATGCAGTATCACGCAATTATTGTCGGACACTGACTTGGCCTACGACTCTGTAACACTCAATCATTGTGCGTCACTTGCTAGACCGTTCATAGCCTTCCCCCACATAATCCGTTCAATGTCCTCGTCGAACGCAACAAGGTATACTCGCTATACTTGTTCTCTGGCCTTTTTCCTTGTCAAAAGGTTTCTGCCTAGTACCATATGCCATCACTTAGCTTATTGACTTGTCATTGATCCTGCCTTTTATTTTAGTTGTCACGTTGGCCCACGCTCCAACTTCCACTACAATCGCATATCAACACCCAAATGCAACTTGGAAATTTCTCTTGCCAATTCCCGGAATTAGGCTTGAATTGCACTTGAATCATTTGCGCCTAAGTTCACGCAAGTAATGATTCCTCCCAACTAGTCACGCTTATCATTGTCATAGTCTTATGCCTTGACTTTCCGACTTTAGTTGCACCACGCAACATAACAGGACTTATACAAAACTTGGCctcattcttcaatcatatgcgccTATGCCAAATgccatgccttaaggtatgcatGATATGATTCCATACCGCTCAGGTATCTTCCATTATTCATAGACTTTTCAGTCTTCCACAATGCAACCGAAGTTAcactagatttggcctccaaatcatattgTAAATTACGCCTCTTAGCTTTGCACcatttgtatgccaaagaaccagcaccttgttgttctttgttttCACCATCGCAACAACTTGATTGAAATGCATAACTTtggtatagtcatgacttaggatacccgGGACATCCCACTGTCACTTTGGACAAGGAATCCTCTTGACGCGCCTTTGGAACCAGCAATTTAAGCATCACTTGCTTTTTTAAACTGTTACGCTTTAATGTGGCGGAAAAACCTCATCATATTTTTCCAAACtttgagttactcttaactcatatacttgtTGGAGTTACATCTTCATTGTTGCTGCTTTACTTCATACTATCGTTGTCAAATACCGCACTTCTACATAACTCTCAATAacaaactcgactatgccaccaattttatttgcttctttcactttcagcgtcttctattgcatattttggcttaatatgctatataccatcttccacgcgaactagctttactttgaacgaaagaAACAAGAAATCTCGTTTCAAATACCCTCACTCATTACTACATAGAGAAACTTCATTCtaacaccaaggtccactcgacccaaaATGAAATTATACTcaaacttaagaaaatactcGCACCAACTTATTACAACTTGCAAGATCTAACAAGCCTGGCAATACCGACTTCATCTTTgcttctaagaaaaaaaaaaaaaaaggaagcgaGACAACACCTACTGTCCTCAGTGTAGCAATTCACTTTTCCACATGCACTTTtccaactatcaacgttcttatgcaacTCACATAACTaagcacaatataattgacactaagttgaatactccttcaaactgaTGTTATCTTGTTGCTTTTAAATGACCTCATGCCATTCTTATGCATCAGGACTACATCTTCTTTTCCATTAAAAAGGCCAACAACAACTTTGCATTCAAAAATTTTCGCAAAATTTCCATTACAACATGCAATGTACTCTCTACTGATAACACCCCAAAGATATGCATTCCAAATGCGTAATCTTTGCATACTTATGAGAAACATGTACTTTaacacctgacttgcaccatagaagtcagcatactcTTCAGTTTTTTCATGCAATCACTTGAAAAACCCAGTTTCCAAT
The nucleotide sequence above comes from Papaver somniferum cultivar HN1 chromosome 8, ASM357369v1, whole genome shotgun sequence. Encoded proteins:
- the LOC113304123 gene encoding probable zinc metallopeptidase EGY3, chloroplastic, with the translated sequence MAYGTRQKPFDKEKGQRTSIAKVTLHCQRKSFSLFSKPIPRNDLKFSVEPAAYDEPSSSSSSSVETISERPNTEEPAEKIESFVQVTETQNDDFDEETSKQQESDWKTDEDFKKFMGNPSIEAAIKLEKKRAERKLKELNTETNSSNPVVGFFNRAAIESLKREKERLEKVEEAFKALDLNKLKSCFGFDTFFATDVRRFGDGGIFIGNLRKPIEEVMPKLEKKLSEAAGKEVVLWFMEEKSNDIKKQVCMVQPKAEIDLQFESTKLSTPWGYVSAILLCVTTFGTIALMSGFFLKPDATFDDYISDVVPLFGGFLTILGVSEICTRITAARYGVKLSPSFLVPSNWTGCLGVINNYESLLPNKKALFDIPVARTASAYLTSLALTLIAFVSDGSFNGGENALFIRPQFFYNNPLLSFIQYVIGPYSDDLGNVLPNAVEGVGVPVDPLAFAGLLGMVVTSLNLLPCGRLEGGRIAQALFGRNVATLLSIGTSLLLGIGGLSGSVLCLAWGLFATFFRGGEELPARDEITPPGDDRYNWGFVLAVICFLTLFPNGGGTFSSSFLSQPFFRGDL